In Salvelinus alpinus chromosome 22, SLU_Salpinus.1, whole genome shotgun sequence, one genomic interval encodes:
- the LOC139549152 gene encoding transmembrane protein 160-like, whose protein sequence is MAALSWFTCRQLPRIASQFARVVKHVRPQYLGGLPARRVHGSSRKCVVEKEQWGKARIPEYHQLTELDKADALMLRKSHETGFLSWFRNGLLATGIGVIAFVQSDVGREAGYAFFILGGVCVSFGGASYVGSLFSLRRMMLLSLPAVLLNVAVVSSIALFWLCAVSLYIGRLEVEIIHEGDDDGGECPDCRDRCNHSHGGRHHGNDKGQDK, encoded by the exons ATGGCTGCCTTAAGTTGGTTTACTTGCAGACAGCTGCCGCGGATTGCATCTCAGTTCGCCCGGGTTGTGAAACACGTCAGGCCGCAGTACCTCGGAGGACTGCCGGCGAGGAGAGTCCACGGGTCTTCGCGGAAATGTGTGGTTGAGAAGGAGCAATGGGGCAAGGCTCGGATTCCCGAGTATCATCAGCTGACAGAACTCGATAAGGCGGATGCCTTG ATGCTGAGAAAGTCCCACGAAACCG GTTTCCTGTCTTGGTTCCGTAACGGACTCCTGGCCACCGGTATCGGGGTCATCGCTTTTGTCCAGAGTGACGTAGGACGAGAAGCGGGCTATG ccTTCTTCAtcctgggtggtgtgtgtgtatcgtTCGGCGGGGCGTCCTACGTGGGCAGCCTGTTTTCCCTGAGGAGGATGATGCTTCTCTCGCTGCCTGCCGTTCTGCTGAATGTTGCTGTGGTGAGCAGCATcgccctcttctggctgtgtgcGGTATCGCTCTACATCGGACGCCTGGAGGTGGAGATTATACATGAGGGTGACGATGACGGAGGGGAGTGCCCAGACTGTCGCGACCGCTGCAACCACTCCCATGGCGGCAGGCACCACGGCAACGACAAAGGCCAAGACAAGTAG